One window of Phycisphaeraceae bacterium genomic DNA carries:
- the mraY gene encoding phospho-N-acetylmuramoyl-pentapeptide-transferase translates to MLYVLLDYSRRWLSEHGQWLGERGFYSPLAILDQIQFRALASAVLSFAIMIVFGRRVIAMLVRLKIGDAGLSDAEALQRHAASRANVPTMGGILIAGAILVSVLLLADLRHFFVQAGLMVFVAFAVLGGVDDWLKLTASRRGSKSRQGLYAWEKLVFQLAISALVSYFLFRQGGATKEELLHVLNLPGQKTWESPGNVSTSLFYLSVPLFVLFATLIVTGLSNAVNISDGMDGLAAGTSGIVSIGLVVLALIAGSQSASQYLLVPHIPMGDELAVFAGAMAGACFGFLWWNCSPASVFMGDTGALSLGAMAGYVAVITRQEFVVLAMCGVFLIEAGSVVLQVGYFKYTKGKRIFKVAPYHHHLHLSGWTEQQVVVRFWIITVLLVVLAMVSIKVR, encoded by the coding sequence ATGCTCTACGTCCTTCTCGATTACTCCCGGCGTTGGCTCTCCGAACATGGGCAATGGCTCGGCGAGAGAGGCTTCTACAGCCCGCTGGCAATCCTTGACCAGATTCAGTTCCGCGCGCTGGCGTCGGCGGTTTTGAGCTTTGCCATCATGATCGTCTTTGGGCGGCGCGTCATCGCGATGCTTGTGCGGCTGAAAATCGGGGATGCCGGTCTCAGCGATGCCGAAGCTCTCCAGCGGCACGCTGCAAGCCGCGCCAACGTACCGACGATGGGCGGGATTCTCATAGCCGGGGCGATTCTGGTTTCGGTGCTGCTGTTGGCAGACCTCCGCCATTTCTTTGTTCAGGCGGGCCTCATGGTCTTTGTCGCGTTCGCGGTGCTTGGGGGCGTGGATGACTGGCTGAAACTGACGGCCTCGCGGCGAGGCAGCAAGAGCCGTCAGGGGCTGTATGCGTGGGAAAAGCTGGTTTTCCAGCTTGCTATCTCGGCCCTCGTTTCGTACTTCCTGTTCCGGCAGGGAGGGGCCACGAAGGAAGAGCTGCTCCATGTGCTCAACCTGCCGGGGCAAAAGACCTGGGAAAGCCCCGGCAATGTATCGACTTCGCTCTTTTACCTGTCGGTTCCGCTCTTCGTGCTCTTTGCGACGCTCATCGTCACGGGGCTGAGCAACGCCGTGAACATTTCCGACGGGATGGACGGATTGGCGGCGGGCACGAGCGGGATCGTTTCAATCGGCCTGGTCGTGCTGGCACTGATCGCCGGGAGTCAGTCGGCGTCGCAGTATCTGCTTGTGCCGCACATTCCGATGGGGGATGAACTCGCGGTCTTTGCCGGCGCGATGGCCGGAGCCTGCTTCGGGTTTTTGTGGTGGAACTGTTCCCCCGCGAGTGTCTTCATGGGGGACACCGGCGCGCTTTCGCTGGGCGCGATGGCGGGGTACGTCGCGGTCATCACGCGCCAGGAATTCGTCGTGCTCGCGATGTGCGGCGTGTTCCTGATCGAAGCCGGCTCGGTCGTGCTGCAGGTCGGATATTTCAAGTACACGAAGGGGAAGCGCATTTTCAAGGTTGCGCCGTATCACCATCACCTGCATCTCTCGGGCTGGACCGAGCAGCAGGTCGTCGTCCGCTTCTGGATCATTACGGTTTTGCTCGTGGTGCTCGCGATGGTCTCGATCAAAGTGCGCTAG
- a CDS encoding UDP-N-acetylmuramoyl-tripeptide--D-alanyl-D-alanine ligase codes for MSFWQLENLRSVLSGNWLVRPGANARSEAQGASIDTRSLKRGNIFFALKGEKVDGHKFLGAAEKAGAALAVVEDASGASGVAEGLPIVQVESVGAALLRCAGEYRRTLEGTRVVSIGGSNGKTTTSRLVESVLSRHFRGVSSPKSFNNAIGVPLTILSARKGDQYLVCEVGTNEKGEIAQLASVVNPEIAVITSIGREHLEGLSSVQGVLEEEAAIASEIRAGGVAIIADQPVELGDVVRGLMLGGKRGSMLRFGMTEEADLRVGSVATDELGTSFSINERAQFRVPLLGAHNALNGAAAVAVARRFGLDDTVIRTALAEAATPEMRMRLESHGPITILNDAYNANPDSMLAALKAFSVLARQRNPARRVVVLADMLEMGDAGPDAHREIGEAVASDQSIDFVVLAGPLMMFAAERVRKKWAGERVVNLPRMDDEHARRIASMLKPGDFVLLKGSRGMGVERVARALDSAGSPLRTTQETGV; via the coding sequence ATGAGTTTCTGGCAACTCGAGAATCTGCGTTCGGTCTTGAGCGGGAACTGGCTCGTCAGGCCGGGCGCGAATGCACGCTCCGAAGCACAGGGCGCGTCGATCGATACCCGATCATTGAAGAGGGGCAACATTTTCTTCGCGCTCAAGGGCGAGAAAGTGGACGGGCACAAGTTTCTTGGTGCGGCGGAGAAAGCGGGGGCGGCGCTCGCGGTCGTCGAGGATGCTTCGGGTGCATCCGGCGTCGCCGAGGGATTGCCGATCGTACAGGTGGAAAGCGTCGGTGCGGCGCTGCTCAGGTGCGCCGGCGAATATCGCAGGACACTCGAGGGCACGAGAGTCGTTTCGATCGGCGGGTCGAACGGCAAGACCACGACCTCACGGCTTGTCGAGTCGGTTCTGAGCCGTCACTTTCGGGGAGTGTCGTCGCCCAAGAGTTTCAACAACGCGATCGGGGTGCCGCTGACGATACTTTCGGCCCGCAAGGGGGATCAGTACCTGGTCTGCGAAGTCGGGACGAACGAAAAAGGGGAGATCGCGCAACTGGCTTCCGTCGTCAACCCCGAGATCGCGGTGATCACCAGCATCGGGCGCGAGCATCTGGAGGGGCTGAGCTCCGTGCAGGGAGTTCTCGAGGAAGAAGCAGCGATCGCCTCGGAGATTCGCGCGGGCGGCGTCGCGATCATCGCCGATCAGCCGGTCGAGCTGGGCGATGTCGTGCGCGGGCTGATGCTCGGAGGGAAGCGAGGCAGCATGCTGCGCTTCGGAATGACCGAGGAGGCCGATCTGAGAGTCGGGTCGGTTGCGACGGATGAACTGGGAACCTCTTTCTCGATCAACGAGCGCGCGCAATTCAGGGTGCCGTTGCTCGGTGCGCACAACGCGCTGAACGGCGCGGCGGCGGTTGCCGTGGCGCGCCGATTCGGGCTTGATGACACGGTCATTCGAACCGCCCTCGCCGAGGCTGCCACTCCCGAGATGCGGATGCGGCTCGAATCGCACGGCCCGATCACGATCCTGAACGACGCCTACAACGCCAATCCGGATTCCATGCTCGCGGCACTCAAGGCGTTTTCTGTGTTGGCGCGTCAAAGGAATCCGGCGAGGCGGGTGGTGGTGCTGGCCGACATGCTCGAAATGGGAGATGCGGGGCCGGACGCGCACCGGGAAATCGGCGAGGCCGTTGCGAGCGATCAATCGATCGATTTCGTCGTGCTGGCGGGGCCGTTGATGATGTTCGCGGCCGAGCGCGTCCGGAAGAAGTGGGCGGGTGAGCGCGTCGTCAACCTGCCGCGGATGGACGACGAGCACGCGAGACGCATTGCTTCGATGCTCAAACCGGGCGATTTTGTGCTTCTGAAGGGGTCTCGAGGCATGGGCGTCGAGCGCGTAGCCCGAGCACTTGATTCCGCCGGGAGTCCGCTTCGAACAACCCAGGAGACTGGGGTTTGA
- a CDS encoding UDP-N-acetylmuramoyl-L-alanyl-D-glutamate--2,6-diaminopimelate ligase, giving the protein MRLDDLISRANARMTERGFGRASLRIASGLASVRICDVTEDSRTVLPGSLFVARAGAKADGHQFVQQSLKSGAAAILVKSESGLDLAAEGGSVARSAVVESADVERAAAYLAETFYGEPSNKMRCIGVTGTNGKTTVTWLLWRLLNGVDLRTGLIGTVMIDDGNEVARAEMTTPPAIELSRTLNMMAESGCRFAAMEVSSHSLAQKRVAALSFGVGVFTNLTQDHLDFHKTMEEYANAKAELFRMLPADGLALVNTQDDAAERMLAGCIARKILCEGVKSESKEAVPGRASVRIVEMDRTGMKLGLVGPFGSFEAWVPLIGSFNAMNVLQAVCCAFECGMNVQQIAQGCSRLDAPPGRLERVPTRGDEPLVLVDFAHTEDALRNALGTAKKVVGSGRLIAVFGCGGDKDRTKRPKMGRVATEIADVAIITSDNPRTEKPGDIIDSILIGVDDSDRHKTSVQADRRQAIFHAVSIARADDIVVIAGKGHETDQILPDGRGGTETHHFDDREVAREAIAERRAMMRVGRAKSETGSILEP; this is encoded by the coding sequence ATGCGGCTGGACGATCTGATATCCCGAGCCAACGCCCGGATGACCGAAAGGGGCTTCGGTCGGGCGTCGCTTCGGATCGCTTCGGGCCTCGCGTCGGTTCGGATCTGCGATGTCACGGAGGACAGCCGGACTGTCCTGCCGGGATCGCTTTTCGTGGCCCGAGCGGGCGCGAAGGCGGACGGACACCAATTTGTCCAGCAGTCGCTGAAATCCGGGGCGGCGGCGATTCTGGTGAAATCAGAATCCGGGCTCGATCTTGCCGCGGAGGGTGGTTCCGTCGCACGCAGCGCTGTCGTCGAATCGGCCGACGTGGAACGGGCGGCGGCGTACCTGGCGGAGACTTTCTACGGCGAACCGAGCAACAAGATGCGATGCATCGGAGTCACCGGGACCAACGGCAAGACGACCGTGACCTGGCTGCTCTGGAGGCTGCTGAACGGTGTGGATTTGCGGACGGGGCTGATCGGCACGGTGATGATCGACGACGGGAACGAGGTCGCGCGAGCGGAAATGACGACTCCTCCGGCGATCGAGCTGAGCCGCACGCTGAACATGATGGCCGAGAGCGGCTGCAGATTCGCGGCGATGGAGGTCTCCAGCCACTCGCTCGCGCAGAAACGCGTCGCCGCCCTGAGTTTCGGGGTCGGCGTTTTCACGAATCTGACGCAGGATCACCTGGATTTTCACAAGACGATGGAGGAGTACGCAAACGCGAAGGCCGAGCTCTTTCGCATGTTGCCAGCCGATGGGCTTGCGCTGGTGAACACGCAGGACGACGCCGCCGAGCGAATGCTGGCTGGTTGCATCGCGAGGAAGATTCTTTGCGAGGGAGTAAAAAGTGAGAGCAAGGAAGCGGTGCCGGGGCGCGCTTCGGTGCGCATCGTGGAGATGGACCGCACCGGGATGAAGCTCGGGCTTGTCGGCCCCTTTGGATCGTTCGAGGCCTGGGTGCCTCTGATCGGATCGTTCAATGCCATGAACGTCTTGCAGGCGGTCTGCTGCGCGTTTGAGTGCGGAATGAATGTCCAGCAGATCGCGCAAGGATGTTCGCGGCTCGATGCGCCGCCGGGAAGGCTCGAGAGAGTTCCGACCCGGGGTGATGAACCGCTCGTGCTGGTTGACTTTGCGCACACCGAAGACGCTCTGCGGAATGCGCTCGGAACCGCGAAGAAGGTCGTCGGCTCGGGGCGGCTGATCGCGGTGTTCGGATGCGGCGGCGACAAGGACCGCACCAAGCGGCCCAAGATGGGGCGGGTCGCGACGGAGATTGCGGATGTCGCGATCATCACGAGCGACAACCCTCGAACAGAAAAGCCGGGCGACATCATTGATTCGATTCTGATCGGCGTCGACGACTCGGATCGTCACAAGACGAGTGTGCAAGCCGATCGACGGCAGGCGATTTTTCATGCGGTTTCAATCGCGCGGGCGGACGACATCGTGGTGATCGCCGGCAAGGGGCATGAGACCGACCAGATACTTCCGGACGGTCGCGGCGGTACGGAGACGCATCACTTCGATGACCGCGAGGTGGCGAGAGAGGCGATCGCGGAAAGGCGAGCGATGATGCGAGTCGGGCGGGCGAAATCTGAAACCGGGAGCATTCTGGAACCATGA
- a CDS encoding GGDEF domain-containing protein: MSSHGEQARRVILVGRTGLDAKLRLDPELELLRVRNPMEAIAELADPIDDQSPARAVVVFGEGAMPGTGERADESLKEVVAGLRLVDPAVDVMLTSPAPDGIARTVDAVLDASRPAEEIREQIRSPRKPQSSEEASQPSAHDRRNEAPSETEELLQSRPEHAMAAGNDPVAVVLRGIATELGVENLRVERGLVENGAAIVWGGAVVGTLLGEGLRPERLALHTATLAPWVALREQMRRLRLAAYSDPLTGAWNRRYFDQFLGAALQIASKQRHSVTVLVFDIDDFKSFNDRFGHQAGDDILKETVRLLRSVIRPTDRVCRIGGDEFAVIFNEPEGPRDPASRHPKTIYQIAARFQQQVREAKFPKLTAEAPATLRISGGLATYPWDGLTATDLVCKADERAMEGKRQGKNVIMLGPGVDPA, encoded by the coding sequence ATGTCGTCGCACGGTGAGCAAGCAAGGCGGGTGATACTGGTCGGACGGACCGGACTTGATGCCAAGTTGCGGCTCGATCCGGAATTGGAATTGCTCCGGGTGCGCAACCCGATGGAAGCAATCGCGGAACTTGCGGATCCGATCGACGACCAATCGCCCGCGCGCGCGGTTGTCGTGTTTGGCGAGGGCGCGATGCCCGGAACCGGCGAGCGTGCGGACGAATCGCTGAAAGAAGTAGTCGCGGGATTGCGGCTCGTTGATCCTGCGGTTGATGTGATGCTGACGTCTCCGGCTCCGGATGGGATCGCAAGAACCGTGGATGCGGTTCTCGATGCGAGTCGTCCGGCGGAAGAAATCCGTGAACAGATTCGGTCACCCCGGAAGCCGCAATCTTCGGAAGAAGCTTCGCAGCCGAGTGCGCACGATCGCCGTAACGAAGCGCCGAGCGAGACCGAAGAATTGTTGCAATCGAGGCCGGAGCACGCGATGGCGGCAGGAAATGATCCGGTCGCGGTCGTGCTTCGTGGGATTGCGACGGAGCTTGGAGTTGAAAATCTGCGGGTTGAGCGAGGGCTTGTCGAAAACGGCGCCGCGATTGTGTGGGGCGGCGCTGTGGTTGGGACGTTGCTTGGTGAGGGGCTGAGACCGGAAAGGCTCGCGCTGCACACTGCGACGCTCGCGCCGTGGGTCGCACTGCGGGAGCAGATGAGGCGGCTGCGGCTCGCGGCCTACTCGGATCCGCTGACCGGCGCGTGGAACCGGCGCTACTTTGATCAGTTTCTCGGCGCGGCGCTTCAGATTGCGAGCAAGCAGCGTCACAGCGTGACCGTGCTGGTTTTCGATATCGATGATTTTAAGAGCTTCAACGATCGCTTCGGGCATCAGGCGGGCGACGACATCTTGAAGGAGACCGTCCGGCTCTTGCGCAGCGTGATTCGACCCACCGATCGGGTCTGTCGCATCGGTGGCGACGAGTTCGCGGTGATCTTCAACGAACCCGAAGGCCCGCGCGACCCTGCGAGCCGCCACCCGAAGACGATCTACCAGATCGCGGCGCGATTTCAGCAGCAGGTTCGCGAGGCGAAGTTTCCCAAACTCACGGCCGAAGCTCCGGCGACGCTGCGGATTTCGGGCGGGCTTGCGACCTATCCGTGGGACGGTCTGACCGCGACGGATCTTGTCTGCAAGGCGGACGAGCGCGCGATGGAAGGCAAGCGGCAAGGCAAGAACGTCATCATGCTCGGTCCCGGCGTGGACCCCGCCTGA
- a CDS encoding UDP-N-acetylglucosamine--N-acetylmuramyl-(pentapeptide) pyrophosphoryl-undecaprenol N-acetylglucosamine transferase: MNGGKPIEQSLRVIFAGGGTGGHLYPALAIAEQLTERAEGIESEFFCSTRPLDARILTEESAKFVAIPARPFSMRPRALAGFLWSWRSVVARCRRQLSREAKQGKTIVVAMGGFVSAPVVAAAKKEGLRVVLVNLDATPGRANRWVAGRSDAVFTAAEIAGDATWKRVRPIVRWAAIADGDRPFCRRELGLDPELKTLLVTGASQGARTINRLMVALLEHQRRAFEGWQVIHQCGPVAVAKDSLDEKAIAVAYEKAGVRSIVKPLFREMGRVWGASDLAIGRCGAGSVGEAWANRVPSVFMPYPYHKDQHQRQNALPLEHAGGATIVKDEIDVAANEAEAGTVLVSLMADGAKREAMREKLRELGPADGASAIADAILAMV; encoded by the coding sequence GTGAACGGCGGAAAGCCAATCGAGCAGAGTTTGCGGGTGATCTTTGCCGGAGGCGGCACGGGCGGACACTTGTATCCGGCGCTGGCGATTGCCGAGCAGCTCACGGAACGCGCGGAAGGAATCGAGTCTGAGTTTTTCTGCTCGACTCGGCCGCTTGATGCGAGAATTCTGACCGAAGAGAGCGCCAAGTTTGTGGCGATCCCGGCGCGGCCGTTTTCGATGAGACCCCGCGCGCTGGCGGGGTTTTTGTGGTCCTGGCGCTCGGTTGTGGCGCGGTGCAGACGACAACTCTCGCGGGAAGCGAAGCAGGGAAAAACGATCGTGGTCGCGATGGGGGGGTTCGTGAGCGCGCCGGTCGTCGCCGCGGCAAAGAAAGAAGGGCTGCGCGTAGTGCTCGTGAATCTCGACGCGACGCCGGGGCGTGCGAACCGTTGGGTCGCCGGCCGAAGCGACGCCGTGTTCACGGCGGCGGAAATCGCGGGGGACGCGACCTGGAAGCGGGTTCGTCCCATCGTTCGGTGGGCGGCGATCGCCGATGGCGATCGCCCGTTCTGCCGGCGCGAGCTCGGGCTTGACCCCGAGTTGAAGACTCTGCTTGTGACGGGCGCGAGTCAGGGCGCGCGCACGATCAATCGGCTGATGGTGGCGCTCCTCGAACACCAGCGCAGAGCCTTCGAGGGCTGGCAGGTGATCCATCAGTGCGGTCCGGTTGCGGTCGCGAAGGACTCGCTGGATGAGAAGGCGATCGCGGTCGCGTATGAGAAAGCCGGCGTTCGATCGATCGTAAAGCCGCTGTTTCGCGAGATGGGGCGTGTGTGGGGCGCTTCGGATCTGGCGATCGGGCGGTGCGGGGCCGGGAGCGTGGGTGAAGCTTGGGCGAATCGAGTGCCCAGTGTCTTCATGCCCTATCCGTATCACAAAGATCAGCATCAGAGGCAGAACGCGTTGCCCCTCGAACACGCCGGGGGAGCGACGATCGTGAAGGATGAGATCGACGTTGCTGCGAACGAGGCCGAAGCCGGAACGGTGCTGGTTTCGCTGATGGCGGACGGCGCCAAACGCGAAGCGATGCGAGAGAAACTCCGAGAACTCGGCCCTGCGGACGGCGCGAGCGCCATTGCCGATGCGATTCTCGCAATGGTTTGA
- a CDS encoding FtsW/RodA/SpoVE family cell cycle protein, producing the protein MIRAGHVIALCALALLTIGVVMVNSAGLSVTGVAGPLSPAGTPVEAAPLTLKSVLLTSATMHMFVAMVMLGVMAFMPIRQLVGSAGAQDSDQHDVRKAWTGLALGVLLSLMVLALVYLPGLGQSKNGSHRWITIPGLGDGLSAQPSEIAKWGMLLLIAWYCAVRGPQMKSFFKGLAPALVAIGAVAGFIVIEDLGTGLLITTACCVILLAGGARIWHFLMFVPLGLAGVAAAVIKSPYRLTRITTFLDPYKDPEGTGYHQVQSLIAIANGQGFGRGLGFGLQSKGYLPEDRTDFLFSIICEELGIPGAAAVIFLFVLLIWAGLSIVKHERSPALKLFALGATITIGLQAVINLAVVTVVAPTKGIALPLISAGGTGWILTAMSLGLLIAIDRTSDERDAAGASEVPLLRMGQIAESGSVAA; encoded by the coding sequence ATGATCCGTGCCGGCCACGTCATCGCGCTTTGTGCACTCGCGCTCCTCACGATCGGGGTCGTGATGGTGAATTCGGCGGGGCTGAGCGTGACCGGCGTTGCCGGGCCGCTCTCTCCGGCGGGTACTCCGGTCGAGGCGGCGCCGCTTACGCTGAAATCGGTGCTTTTGACCAGCGCGACGATGCACATGTTTGTCGCGATGGTGATGCTGGGGGTGATGGCGTTCATGCCTATCCGGCAGCTTGTCGGCAGCGCGGGGGCGCAGGATTCGGATCAGCACGATGTGAGGAAGGCGTGGACTGGGCTTGCGTTGGGCGTTTTACTTTCGCTGATGGTGCTGGCGCTCGTGTATCTGCCGGGACTCGGACAATCCAAGAACGGAAGCCACCGGTGGATCACGATTCCCGGGTTAGGTGACGGGCTTTCGGCGCAGCCGAGCGAGATCGCCAAGTGGGGAATGTTGCTCTTGATCGCGTGGTACTGCGCCGTGCGCGGGCCGCAGATGAAGAGTTTCTTCAAGGGGCTGGCTCCGGCGCTGGTTGCAATCGGCGCGGTGGCGGGGTTTATCGTCATCGAAGACTTGGGCACCGGGCTGCTGATCACAACCGCGTGCTGCGTGATATTGCTCGCGGGCGGCGCGCGAATCTGGCACTTCCTGATGTTTGTCCCGCTGGGTCTTGCGGGCGTTGCCGCGGCGGTGATCAAGAGCCCGTACCGGTTGACGCGCATCACGACTTTCCTTGATCCGTACAAGGACCCCGAAGGAACGGGCTATCACCAGGTGCAGTCGCTGATCGCGATCGCGAACGGCCAAGGGTTCGGGCGCGGTCTCGGATTTGGGTTACAGAGCAAGGGCTACTTGCCGGAAGATCGGACGGACTTCCTGTTCTCGATCATCTGTGAGGAACTCGGAATTCCGGGCGCGGCGGCGGTGATCTTCCTGTTTGTGCTGCTGATCTGGGCGGGTCTTTCGATTGTGAAGCATGAGCGCTCGCCGGCGTTGAAGCTGTTTGCGCTGGGCGCGACGATTACGATCGGGCTGCAAGCGGTGATCAATCTCGCGGTCGTGACTGTTGTTGCACCGACGAAAGGGATCGCGCTGCCGCTGATCAGCGCGGGCGGAACGGGATGGATTCTGACGGCGATGTCGCTGGGCCTTTTGATCGCGATCGACCGGACGAGCGATGAGCGCGATGCCGCAGGCGCCAGTGAAGTCCCTTTGCTCCGGATGGGACAGATCGCGGAATCCGGATCGGTCGCGGCGTGA
- the rimO gene encoding 30S ribosomal protein S12 methylthiotransferase RimO, producing the protein MPRVLAKKRKSDEVRSVSLVSLGCPKNLVDSEKMLGMLAESGLAPVSYDPSDEGSAFQGADAVVINTCGFLEASKDESLQVIQDAIREKEKGNVKRVVVAGCLVQRHRAKMLEWAPGIDAMVGVFDRDKIVEAVVGAQAEVKRAGSMKEASDGPKYWIAANALAAAKARDMTVTGLTVNGKDGKGIGYFEDDSARLRLTPRHYAYLRISEGCNQNCAFCTIPSIRGKMRSKPLDRIVEEARELIHDGAFELLLIGQDTTSYGDDIGAGLRNGQRAKAPKGQSADFSSYGGLPALLQALSDAMDDANHGQGWLRLMYAYPSNFSDPIIEAFAALASKGRLLPYLDIPLQHASDRVLSLMKRNVTRKQQADVIRKLRAQTPGMSVRTTFISGFPGETESDHKQLLEFIEEMDFEAVGVFEYSHEAGTVAGTMEDDPKLAVAPEDKMRRRNEVMELQQKLAFAKAEKMASGFDEKHPEKSIRSGATVLDVVIDAGLRTSGRKTSGVGDGGRLYQGRTRFQAPQIDAVTYVQSREKLAAGEVVRCVVVGSDGYDLVAKPVSEIEKRVGLKVLR; encoded by the coding sequence GTGCCCAGAGTTCTCGCGAAAAAGCGGAAATCGGACGAGGTCCGATCGGTGTCTCTCGTCAGCCTCGGCTGTCCGAAGAATCTTGTGGACAGCGAGAAGATGCTCGGCATGCTCGCGGAGAGCGGGCTCGCGCCCGTGAGTTACGACCCGAGCGATGAGGGCTCGGCGTTTCAGGGCGCCGACGCGGTGGTGATCAACACCTGCGGGTTTTTGGAAGCGTCGAAAGATGAATCGCTGCAGGTGATCCAGGACGCGATCCGCGAGAAGGAAAAAGGGAATGTGAAGCGTGTCGTGGTGGCGGGGTGTCTCGTGCAGCGGCATCGCGCGAAGATGCTCGAGTGGGCGCCGGGCATTGACGCGATGGTGGGCGTCTTTGATCGCGACAAGATCGTCGAGGCGGTGGTCGGCGCGCAGGCCGAGGTAAAGCGCGCGGGCTCGATGAAGGAAGCGTCGGACGGGCCGAAGTACTGGATCGCGGCGAACGCGCTGGCGGCGGCGAAAGCGCGCGACATGACCGTGACGGGGTTGACCGTCAACGGGAAGGACGGCAAGGGGATCGGGTATTTCGAAGATGATTCGGCGCGGCTGAGATTGACGCCCCGGCACTACGCGTATCTGCGAATCAGCGAGGGTTGCAATCAAAATTGTGCGTTCTGCACGATCCCGAGCATCCGCGGCAAGATGCGGAGCAAGCCGCTGGATCGGATCGTCGAGGAAGCGCGCGAACTAATTCATGACGGCGCATTCGAGCTGCTCCTGATCGGGCAGGACACGACGAGCTACGGCGACGACATTGGCGCTGGGCTTCGAAATGGCCAAAGGGCCAAAGCGCCAAAGGGCCAAAGTGCGGACTTCTCGAGCTATGGCGGACTGCCGGCGCTCTTGCAGGCGCTTTCGGATGCGATGGACGACGCGAATCACGGGCAGGGTTGGCTGCGGCTGATGTACGCGTACCCGAGCAACTTCAGTGATCCGATCATCGAGGCGTTTGCGGCGCTCGCGAGCAAGGGAAGGCTGCTGCCGTACCTCGATATTCCGCTCCAGCACGCGAGCGATCGGGTGTTGAGCTTGATGAAGCGGAATGTGACACGGAAGCAGCAAGCGGATGTGATCCGGAAGTTGCGGGCGCAAACGCCGGGTATGTCGGTGCGCACGACGTTCATCAGCGGGTTTCCGGGCGAGACGGAATCGGATCACAAGCAGCTGCTCGAGTTCATCGAGGAGATGGATTTCGAGGCGGTCGGGGTCTTTGAGTACAGCCACGAGGCGGGGACCGTCGCCGGAACGATGGAAGACGATCCGAAACTCGCGGTGGCTCCGGAAGACAAGATGCGCCGGCGGAACGAGGTGATGGAACTGCAGCAGAAACTCGCTTTCGCGAAGGCGGAGAAAATGGCGAGCGGGTTTGATGAGAAGCACCCGGAGAAGTCAATCCGAAGCGGCGCGACGGTGTTGGATGTGGTGATCGATGCCGGACTGCGGACCAGCGGCCGCAAGACCAGCGGTGTCGGCGACGGGGGCAGGCTGTATCAAGGCCGGACGAGATTCCAGGCTCCGCAGATCGATGCCGTGACGTATGTCCAGTCGCGAGAGAAACTTGCAGCGGGTGAGGTCGTGCGGTGCGTGGTGGTGGGGAGCGACGGATACGACCTTGTCGCCAAGCCGGTGAGCGAGATCGAGAAGCGCGTGGGATTGAAAGTACTTCGCTGA
- a CDS encoding ATP-dependent Clp protease adaptor ClpS, whose amino-acid sequence MSDRIRNQAAEDQGSSTTPSGDTGSENQGRVAVAEKPAPAKTRGPVDTLPLFKVLLHNDAVNTIEHVVDSIVELTPLDHGRAVEVTMEANASGVALVLVTHQERAELYREQFQTKKLTVTIESGE is encoded by the coding sequence ATGAGCGATCGGATTCGTAATCAGGCCGCGGAAGATCAGGGTTCTTCGACGACGCCTTCGGGCGATACGGGGTCGGAGAATCAGGGACGTGTCGCTGTTGCGGAAAAGCCGGCGCCGGCGAAGACGCGCGGACCGGTGGACACGCTGCCCCTGTTCAAGGTTTTGCTGCACAACGACGCCGTGAACACCATCGAGCACGTTGTGGATTCGATCGTCGAGTTGACGCCGCTCGATCACGGGCGTGCGGTTGAAGTGACGATGGAAGCGAACGCTTCGGGCGTCGCGCTGGTGTTGGTCACGCACCAGGAGCGGGCGGAGCTGTACCGAGAGCAGTTCCAGACCAAGAAGCTGACGGTCACGATCGAATCGGGCGAATAA